The Cucurbita pepo subsp. pepo cultivar mu-cu-16 unplaced genomic scaffold, ASM280686v2 Cp4.1_scaffold000495, whole genome shotgun sequence genome includes the window CAGTTTTATCGATTGACGATGACAGAAGATACTGCACGAGGAAACAACAAATACTTAATATGATtactgtaacagctcaagcccaccactagtagttaaaatccgctttagcccgttacatatctACGTCAAACTCccggttttaaaacgaggcttccacatccttataaggaatgtttcgttcccctctccaactgatgtgggatctcacaatccaccccccttgggagtCCAGCATCCtagttggcacaccacccggtggctggctctgataccatttgtaacagcccaatcccaccgctaccagatattgtccactttagcccggtacatatcgccgtctgcctcacggttctaaaacacgtctattaggaagaggtttccacatccttataaggaatgttttgttatcctctccaaccgatgtgggatctcataattacTAAAGCATAAGCATGATTTAGTTTCTAGGAAATTCATAGAACTAATACTTACATTGTTTTTTGACCAAGAGAGATCCAGAATGTCGCCGGTATGTCCATGGAACTCGTGCAATGGTCGCTCCAATATCCTGAAGATTTTAGGTGGAAAAATTATACAAGCTGATTCTGATGTTTTCTTCAAGGCCATCGAGTTAGctatcttctctttctccgAACGCAGGGGTTTCAACTCAGAAAGGTGATTAACTGTGAAGTAAATGCAGGATGGATCGATCTCGGGAATGTCGGATTCATTCGATCTCTCATCTTCAATCACTTGCCATAATTTAACAATCCCATCATCACCACCAGTAGCGAGAAACCGTCCACTAGGACTAAACTTCATCGTCAAAACAGCACCTTGATGTGCCTGGATATCTTGTCCCATATACATAGCTGAGAGTTCTTTCAATTGCTTCTTGCAATGGCGAACCTTCATCCTCGGCACTCTCGACCCTGTACTCAAATCACCATGAACAACCAACCTTGACTTACCATGCTTATCGAAAATGCAGGCAGCCGATCGTAATTTCTTAAGCCAACGTTTGTTGACTCTTCGTTCTGTACTCAACGGAATGTTCGCCCTCTCAGCCTCCATCTCCATCATTTGTTGGAAAGACGGCAAAGAACTCGATGCCTCCTCGAGCCTTTCAGGCATTGCAAACCGAACAGATTTTTTTAGATCCCCAATTTTCCTGCCACATTCTCCATGAATCCCACCATCCCTATACAGAATGCTATTCTTTGAAGCCATCTCTGAATGTTCAAGATCATCATTAGACCAACACGACAACGAAGATCGACCCGAGCAAAACACATCTTCAAACTCTGAGGATTCAGCCCCGGAATTATCCCTCCATCTTTCTCCATCCCCTTCTCTCCAATCACAACAAACAGTGAGAGAATTCCCATTAGCGAGAGGAGCTCGATCTAATCCCATTCCCATCCATTTCAAAAACTTACTTCGACGCTCATGAACACTCATAGGGCTTCGATTCCATACATCATAACCCAAACTCCCATCGACCCAATTGTTAAATCTGGGACGAGAATCAAAGCCCGCCTCAATCCCATCGAAATTGGCTTCCGATATCGAGGGAACATTGATATCTGGCGCATCAAAAAACGGGCATTCTTCATCCTCGCTAACGCTACCCATTATTCCGCACAGTTCAACCCATGAAATCCCCTCAAGAACACGGCATTATAAACGGGAGAGAAATGTGCGAGAAAAAAACGAATACACACTACACAACAatccaaaaaaggaaaaagaaaattacaaaagggGAAAAACGCAGATCAGTTTAaccgaaacaaaaaaaaacttattaaattaaagCGATCAAACATGGATCCCAATTGTTTaagcaaaaacaaaccaaaccaaaaatcATGGGAAATGAAATTGCGAagtagagaaagaagaaatcagGCAGCCATTAATGAGTTAACAAACAGAATCAGTCCAATATCCAGATACCACAATTGAAAGATCACAAGCGAtacagaaatgaaaatgaagaacaaaacaaaacaaaacaaaaaatggaaaacgATTCGAAACAGGATTCTTACATGGAGACGAAGGGGGTTTTTTCGTTTGTATGATGAGATCTCTTAGAAACTGAGGAGGGCGGAGATCGAAGCATCCATGAAA containing:
- the LOC111785452 gene encoding WD repeat-containing protein 44-like; the protein is MGSVSEDEECPFFDAPDINVPSISEANFDGIEAGFDSRPRFNNWVDGSLGYDVWNRSPMSVHERRSKFLKWMGMGLDRAPLANGNSLTVCCDWREGDGERWRDNSGAESSEFEDVFCSGRSSLSCWSNDDLEHSEMASKNSILYRDGGIHGECGRKIGDLKKSVRFAMPERLEEASSSLPSFQQMMEMEAERANIPLSTERRVNKRWLKKLRSAACIFDKHGKSRLVVHGDLSTGSRVPRMKVRHCKKQLKELSAMYMGQDIQAHQGAVLTMKFSPSGRFLATGGDDGIVKLWQVIEDERSNESDIPEIDPSCIYFTVNHLSELKPLRSEKEKIANSMALKKTSESACIIFPPKIFRILERPLHEFHGHTGDILDLSWSKNNYLLSSSIDKTVRLWRLGSNDCLRVFSHSNYVTCVHFNPMDENYFISGSIDGKIRIWGIPSSQVVDWIDIREIVTAVSYHPNGRRGVVGSINGTCRIFRVIGDNNLELDAEICLSSKKKSPSKKITGFQYSANDSSRIMVSSADSRIRIVQGLEVIQKYKGPCNTGNQMSASFTSDGKHIISASGDSNVYLWNCSYKNESIFSPVKKIKSYEYFPSNGSIAVPWCGLRSNTDDERRFAGTRRSSSDTFPLSSPAFFSLRQELLESFPKGSATWPEEKLHASSLLMKPSMMHKSRYKFLKLSCQNTLSSHAWGLVIVTAGWDGRIRSFYNYGLPVHV